A stretch of the Metopolophium dirhodum isolate CAU chromosome 8, ASM1992520v1, whole genome shotgun sequence genome encodes the following:
- the LOC132950449 gene encoding THO complex subunit 2 isoform X2, which produces MDKYEGWGTTEKTEFLSKCHEFVKNSKSEFSLTITTNGNPTDLAKAILSLLIACIKGKIKTNLGLSILSDLCSNEEIASVVMDVFNYLDTDTALSDNGGPEREYFGNFVKESQKLLTDKLLKERLEIDSLKDIKLLNNVFSTKFIKIKTKLFYKQRKYNLFREESEGYSKLVTELNSDNMDPKIMVEIIKSLIGCFNLDPNRVLDIILDSFEHHTDNKAEHFFIPLLHDYMPESQRLTEVLAFKLRQVNNLTRSSYRLIALLIQYNLIGLDNIYPWLTPDDKDIKTNWEKDIKNGQDYLRKASSMIITKAPESETPDDNIQPKPEENQKFCLCEAMLEIGDWNTAQVLIKRFPEYYAVEYPPIGDALCSLINQVIKPVYNQVFNLHSKSVKHSTDDQPNSRSLKHVLTLEEFHDVVLPMLITLGPGLHRDPVLMFKIVRIVREALTNEGIKNKDYTPSETGFYFDTLSLLDRVLLPTLSLAEGSSISEHLWTLLQLYPYHCRYALYNSWKNDTHKYHPKLLTKKVDVQKKARSVMKRLCKDNTKPSSRVIGKISHYAPGYLFDYILGQIQVFDNLASIVVECLKYMTSLSFDVLGYCIVETLGKSGQDRVKHDGTSISVWLQSTASFCGAIFKKHPVELTGILQYVANQLKTENSLDLLILKEIVLRMAGVEVMEQITPDQIEAMSGGDYLKTEAGYYNQIRNTKKSSIRLKESLLDNNLAVALCLLIAQQRHSVIYKEHESIHIKLAGQLYDQCQDTLVQYGTFLGSTFSMEEYINHLPSVHDLLDQHHVHMDVAFFLARPMFNHSINTRFDALRKADPNAKKSLAVRQNKYAEAHKEVMSSIVKSVVPLHPEKVWEDVSPGFLVTFWSLTLYDLCVPNEAYKREINKLKAQSSAMGDSKQASTKVKKEQERLAITIAKLNDEKKKQQEHVEKIFFMLNQEKDSWFLSRSAKAAKNETITQFLQLCLFPRCIFTHMDAMYCAKFVQTLHSLKTANFSTLLCYDRLFCDITYSVTLCTENEAHRYGIFLNEMLKNVTRWHSTKDIFEKECATYPGFVTKCKNSDQFVQSSNDHVGYENFRHVCHKWHYKITKAMMVCLESKDYVQIRNSLIILIKIVNHFPVLAKLATLIEKKVEKVREDEKDKRQDLYTLATSYCGLLKGRASQFLKDSDFHLVHEKVSQIKNIVDNKSDVTKHNQSIKKKDEDTVPEAKTPPLPVIKVINGTSSTEWVEAEKKIIDNKAKTEKRPIKITNAEKVNEKVIVQESITETLKEEKSDESNEKKREKRQRDDNIDRVKDSWTDVAKTQILTAGPGSQPANNQNKVQIPRINLSQISINIVDVASNGSHTADEKDIKRKKLDTSPITKLMKHNPDVKSETNGSTLIEKKDKKIKKSQSADSTSLKETRKDRKLSRKRHERREETTPELKRRKEDEKHVKSSADLRHDDMVGDKHRSSREKSPHPKEWSERTESRHKRHRTGDKRK; this is translated from the exons ATGGACAAGTATGAAGGTTGGGGAACAACCGAAAAAACCGAATT TTTGTCAAAATGTCatgaatttgttaaaaattctaaatctgAATTTTCATTAACGATTACAACTAATGGCAATCCTACTG aTTTGGCCAAAGCTATTCTCTCACTGTTAATAGCATgtattaaaggaaaaataaaaacaaaccttGGTTTATCTATTTTAAGTGATCTA TGTTCAAATGAAGAAATAGCTTCTGTTGTAATGGATGTCTTCAATTACTTAGATACTGACACAGCCCTTTCAGATAACGGAGGACCAGAAAgagaatattttggaaattttgtCAAAGAATCGCAAaag ttattgacTGATAAATTACTTAAAGAACGATTAGAAATTGATTCGTTAAAGgatataaagttattaaataatgttttttctacaaaatttattaaaattaaaactaaactttT ctacaaacagcgaaaatataatttatttcgtgAAGAATCTGAAGGCTATTCTAAATTAGTTACAGAATTAAATTCTGATAATATGGATCCTAAAATCATggttgaaattattaaatcattgattGGTTGTTTCAACTTGGACCCAAATCGTgtgttagatataattttagattcgtTTGAACACCATACAGATAATAAAgccgaacatttttttattccattacTACATGATTATATGCCTGAATCACAGAGGCTAACTGAAGTATTGGCATTTAAATTACGACAAGTGAATAATTTAACTCGCTCATCTTACAGATTGATTGCTTTAttaattcaatacaatttaattggaCTGGATAACATTTATCCTTGG ttaacTCCAGATGATAaagatattaaaacaaattgggaaaaagatataaaaaatggACAAGACTATTTGAGGAAAGCATCAAGTATGATCATAACAAAAGCACCGGAATCTGAAACTCCTGATGATAATATTCAGCCTAaa cctgaagaaaatcaaaaattttgttTGTGTGAAGCTATGTTAGAAATTGGGGATTGGAATACTGCTCAAGTATTAATTAAAAGATTCCCAGAATACTATGCTGTAGAGTATCCTCCTATTGGTGATGCACTTTGCTCTCTTATAAATCAAGTCATTAAACCTGTTTATAATCA GGTTTTTAATCTTCATTCAAAATCTGTAAAACATTCAACTGATGATCAACCAAATTCACGTTCTCTTAAACATGTTTTAACACTAGAAGAATTTCATGATGTAGTCTTACCTATGTTAATAACATTAGGTCCTGGACTACACCGTGATCCTGTTCTCATGTTTAAAATTGTCAGAATTGTTAGAGAGGCATTAACTAAT gaagggattaaaaataaagattataCTCCATCTGAAACGGGTTTTTATTTTGACACTTTATCATTATTGGATCGTGTCTTATTACCTACTCTTTCATTAGCAGAAGGAAGTAGTATTTCAGAACATCTGTGGACTTTATTGCAACTTTATCCTTATCACTGCag gtATGCTCTTTATAACAGTTGGAAAAATGATACGCACAAATATCatccaaaattattaacaaagaAAGTTGATGTACAGAAAAAAGCTAGATCTGTAATGAAACGTCTTTGCAAGGATAACACCAAACCATCTAGTCGTGTTATTGGAAAAATATCACATTATGCACCTGgctatttatttgattat atactgGGACAAATTCAAGTATTTGATAATTTGGCTAGCATTGTAGTTGAATGCTTAAAGTACATGACAAGTTTGTCATTTGATGTTCTTGGATATTGTATTGTGGAAACATTAGGCAAAAGTGGCCAAGATCGAGTTAAACATGACGGTACTTCCATTTCAGTGTGGCTTCAAAGTACAGCATCATTTTGTGGTGCCATATTTAAAAAGCACCCTGTAGAACTTACGGGGATTCTTCAATATGTAGCCAATcaattaaaaacagaaaatag TTTGGATCTTCTTATACTTAAAGAAATTGTGTTGAGAATGGCTGGTGTTGAGGTTATGGAACAAATAACTCCTGATCAAATTGAAGCTATGTCAGGTGGTGATTATCTAAAAACTGAG gcTGGTTACTACAATCAgattagaaatacaaaaaaatcatctattAGACTGAAAGAAtcattattagataataatttggCTGTTGCTTTATGCCTGTTAATTGCTCAACAAAGGCATAGTGTTATTTATAAAGAACATGAATCTATTCATATCAAACTTGCGGGGCAGCTCTATGATCaa TGCCAAGACACATTGGTTCAATATGGTACATTTTTGGGGTCTACATTTTCAATGGAAGAGTATATCAACCACTTGCCATCTGTACACGATTTACTTGATCAACATCATGTTCATATGGATGTTGCATTTTTTCTAGCTAGGCCTATGTTTAATCATTCCATtaat actCGTTTTGATGCTTTGCGTAAAGCTGACCCCAATGCAAAAAAGTCCTTAGCTGTGCGGCAAAACAAGTATGCAGAAGCTCATAAAGAAGTGATGTCATCTATTGTCAAATCTGTTGTACCACTCCATCCTGAAAAGGTGTGGGAAGATGTGTCACCTGGGTTTTTAGTCACATTTTGGTCATTGACTTTATATGACTTATGTGTTCCAAACGAAGCTTATAAACGAGAAATTAATAAACTGAAAGCTCAGTCTTCAGCAATGGGAGATTCTAAGCAAGCG agtacaaaagtaaaaaaagaacAAGAACGATTAGCAATTACCATTGCTAAATTGAACgatgaaaagaaaaaacaacAAGAACacgttgaaaaaatattctttatgtTGAATCAG GAAAAGGATTCCTGGTTTTTATCTCGTTCAGCTAAAGCAGCAAAAAATGAAACTATTACTCAGTTTTTACAGTTGTGTTTATTTCCCCGTTGCATTTTCACACATATGGATGCTATGTATTGTGCTAAATTTGTTCAAACATTACATTCATTGAAAACGGCTAATTTTTCGACTCTTTTATGCTATGATAGA ttgttttgtGATATAACATATTCAGTAACACTCTGTACAGAAAATGAAGCACATCGTTATGGTATATTTCTTaatgaaatgttaaaaaatgtaactcgTTGGCATTCAACCAAAGATATATTTGAAAAAGAATGTGCTACTTATCCTGGTTTTGTGACTAAATGTAAGAATAGTGATCAATTTGTTCAATCTAGTAATGATCATGTAGGATATGAAAACTTCAGACATGTTTGTCATAAATGGCATTACAAGATTACTAAA gcTATGATGGTTTGTTTAGAGTCAAAGGATTATGTACAAATTCGTAACTCGTTgattattctaattaaaattgtCAATCATTTTCCGGTTTTGGCAAAATTAGCtacattaattgaaaaaaaggtAGAAAAGGTAAGAGAAGATGAAAAGGATAAACGTCAAGATCTCTATACTTTAGCAACATCCTATTGTGGACTACTCAAAGGTAGAGCTAGTCAATTTCTTAAGGACAGTGATTTCCATCTGGTCCACGAAAAG GTaagtcaaataaaaaacattgttgATAATAAGTCTGATGTAACAAAACATAATCAATCTATTAAGAAAAAAGATGAAGACACAGTTCCTGAAGCCAAAACCCCACCACTGCctgttattaaagttattaatggAACATCATCAACAG aaTGGGTTGAAGCTGAAAAAAAGATTATTGATAACAAAGCAAAAACAGAAAAACGACCTATCAAAATCACAAATGCTGAAAAAGTCAA TGAAAAAGTTATAGTACAAGAGAGTATCACAGAAACTTTGAAGGAAGAAAAATCTGATGAATCAAATGAAAAGAAAAGAGAAAAACGACAAAGAGATGATAATATTGACAGAGTAAAAGATTCTTGG aCTGATGTAGCCAAAACACAAATACTTACTGCTGGTCCAGGTAGTCAACCTgccaataatcaaaataaagttCAGATCCCGAGGATTAATTTATCACAAATATCGATTAATATTGTAGATGTGGCGAGTAATGGTTCTCACACTGCTGACGAAAAAG atataaaacgaaaaaaattggacACCAGTCCAATTACGAAG CTCATGAAGCATAATCCTGACGTCAAATCTGAGACAAATGGTTCAActttgatagaaaaaaaagataAGAAGATTAAAAAATCACAATCTGCTGATTCAACATCACTAAAGGAAACTCGGAAAGATCGTAAATTAAGCCGCAAACGA catgAACGACGTGAAGAAACTACTCCTGAATTGAAGAGACGTAAAGAAGATGAGAAAC ATGTAAAATCATCAGCTGATCTTCGTCACGATGACATGGTGGGTGATAAACACCGGTCTAGTAga GAAAAATCTCCTCATCCGAAAGAATGGTCCGAACGAACTGAATCACGCCATAAAAG GCATAGGACGGGCGATAAAAGGAagtga